From one Rhodamnia argentea isolate NSW1041297 chromosome 1, ASM2092103v1, whole genome shotgun sequence genomic stretch:
- the LOC125314602 gene encoding LOW QUALITY PROTEIN: protein ENHANCED DOWNY MILDEW 2-like (The sequence of the model RefSeq protein was modified relative to this genomic sequence to represent the inferred CDS: deleted 1 base in 1 codon) yields the protein MRVLSKLMKEKPWERSKSGKNVAKPSSIMDDLEDVGMEDVEDGTTEEDDCFEHICALCDDGGNILPCVGKCMRSFHATKEDGEDSRCNSLGFSRSEVDAMPPFECENCRHNLHQCFACGMLGFSDKSFDADVFQCVSATCGLFYHPLCVANLVHRRDEVAAEQLKLRIVAGESFTCPAHKCCVCSQIENKEERDLQFAVCRRCPKSYHRKCLPKEIIFKGSDADAIPRAWEGLLPNRILIYCLKHDIVEEIETPVRNHIIFPTIRANRAAIGAKRKRLVLESLSTGGRCLRIKPVASEDCLKRASEEQSIGKDKSIFTKKEREKYKKVKVSFGQDIAKKFKATDWSKKFYKHTAKPRSFEASTSSTLREHTFQDERLYAFMTKESGKTKPGKQVVPDIGERRAVKPASKKSDDSLPALDADTERRLLNLMKEGESSITMGDVRRKQKVPSTHAQYLKSTVDKAITVGKLARSVQAVRTALWRLEEGDRNEDAKAVCDPNVLTQIFKWKDKLRVYLAPFLYGNRYTSFGRHFTKVDKLQEIVDKLHWYVQDGDMIVDFCCGANDFSCLMAKKLEETGKKCSYKNYDIIPPKNNFKFEQRDWMTVQLKELPLGSKLIMGLNPPFGVRAALANKFIDKALEFKPKLLVLIVPSESARLDEKKFQYDLVWEDNRSLSGKSFYLPGSVDVKDEQMEQWNNRPPLLYVWSRRDWTAKHVNIAQKQGHLPAEMTGSLDLHSLKDDRSLCIGTSSLAGDTSMPMGRPEETKDRVHAKWYRSNFQRKTTHSKGRW from the exons ATGCGGGTTCTAAGCAAACTAATGAAAGAGAAGCCCTGGGAGAGGAGTAAATCCGGCAAG AATGTTGCCAAGCCTAGTTCTATTATGGATGATCTTGAAGATGTTGGGATGGAAGATGTTGAAGATGGGACCACCGAGGAGGATGATTGTTTTGAACACATTTGTGCACTATGTGACGATGGTGGTAACATTTTACC TTGTGTCGGAAAATGTATGAGGTCATTTCATGCTACtaaagaagatggtgaagacTCTCGTTGCAATTCTCTTGGATTTTCACGGTCGGAAGTTGAT GCAATGCCACCTTTTGAGTGTGAAAATTGTAGACACAACCTGCACCAGTGCTTTGCATGTGGGATGTTGGGCTTCTCTGACAAGTCTTTTGATGCTGAT GTCTTCCAATGTGTTTCTGCTACTTGCGGCCTCTTCTACCATCCCCTCTGTGTAGCAAATTTGGTCCATCGCAGAGATGAAGTTGCTGCAGAACAACTTAAGCTGAGGATTGTTGCAGGAGAAAGTTTCACGTGCCCTGCACACAAATGCTGTGTTTGCAGTCAAATAGAAAACAAGGAGGAACGTGATCTGCAATTTGCTGTATGCAGACGATGCCCCAAGTCTTACCACAGAAAATGCTTGCCAAA ggaaattattttcaaaggTTCAGATGCAGATGCAATACCAAGGGCATGGGAGGGATTACTACCCAATCGcatattaatttattgttt AAAGCATGATATTGTTGAAGAGATTGAGACTCCAGTTCGAAACCACATAATATTTCCTACTATTCGAGCAAATAGGGCCGCTATTGGAGCGAAAAGGAAAAGACTAGTGTTGGAATCACTCTCTACCGGAGGGAGATGTTTAAGGATTAAACCTGTTGCTTCAGAGGACTGCTTGAAAAGAGCTTCAGAAGAACAGTCGATTGGAAAGGATAAATCTATTTTCACAAAGAAAGAAcgtgaaaaatacaaaaaagtgaAAGTATCATTTGGACAAGATATAGCCAAGAAATTCAAAGCGACAGATTGGTCCAAGAAATTTTACAAGCATACTGCCAAGCCTAGGTCTTTTGAGGCCAGCACATCTTCAACCCTGAGGGAGCACACTTTTCAGGATGAAAGGTTATATGCCTTCATGACAAAGGAATCTGGGAAAACAAAACCAGGAAAACAAGTTGTACCAGATATTGGAGAGAGAAGAGCC GTGAAGCCTGCTTCCAAGAAGTCAGATGACTCGCTTCCTGCGCTAGATGCCGACACAGAGAGGAG GCTTTTGAATCTAATGAAAGAGGGCGAATCATCAATAACTATGGGAGATGTTAGGAGAAAGCAGAAAGTGCCATCTACTCATGCACAATATCTTAAGTCAACTGTTGATAAGGCAATTACTGTAGGGAAATTGGCGCGTTCAGTTCAG GCTGTTCGAACAGCTTTGTGGAGGCTAGAGGAAGGAGACCGGAATGAAGATGCAAAAGCTGTCTGTGACCCAAATGTTCTAACCCAGATATTTAAATGGAAG GACAAGCTTAGAGTATATCTTGCACCATTCCTATATGGTAATCGCTACACTTCCTTTGGCCGGCATTTTACGAAAGTGGATAAGCTTCAAGAG ATTGTTGACAAGCTCCATTGGTATGTTCAGGATGGTGACATG ATTGTCGACTTCTGTTGTGGGGCTAATGATTTTAGCTGCTTAATGGCAAAGAAGCTTGAAGAGACCGGAAAGAAGTGctcttacaaaaattatgatattattCCACCAAAG AATAACTTCAAGTTTGAACAAAGGGACTGGATGACGGTCCAACTAAAAGAACTACCTTTGGGGTCGAAATTG ATCATGGGGCTAAATCCTCCTTTCGGAGTTAGAGCAGCTTTGGCGAACAAGTTCATTGATAAAGCTCTTGAATTCAAACCGAAGCTCCTTGTTCTAATTGTTCCATCAGAATCTGCAAG ATTAGACGAGAAAAAGTTTCAGTATGATCTGGTGTGGGAAGACAACCGATCCTTGTCTGGAAAG TCATTTTATTTGCCAGGGTCTGTTGATGTAAAGGACGAACAGATGGAACAGTGGAACAATAGGCCACCGTTGCTGTATGTATGGAGCCGTCGAGATTGGACTGCAAAACACGTGAACATAGCCCAAAAGCAGGGTCACTTGCCGGCAGAGATGACCGGATCGCTTGATCTTCATTCTCTGAAAGATGACCGGAGCCTTTGCATTGGTACCTCATCGCTTGCAGGTGATACCTCAATGCCAATGGGTAGGCCTGAGGAAACCAAAGACAGAGTCCATGCCAAATGGTATAGGAGTAACTTTCAAAGGAAAACAACTCATTCAAAAGGCCGATGGTAG